A region from the Hypericibacter adhaerens genome encodes:
- the hisS gene encoding histidine--tRNA ligase, which yields MTTLQPVRGTHDLLPEDMRRHRRVTEAAREVAERFGYLEIETPIFEFSEVFKRTLGDTSDIVTKEMYSFTDRGGEGLTLRPEGTASVARALISGGLAQNLPLKFFYHGPMFRYERPQKGRLRQFHQIGIELLGVAAPAGDVEVIATGHSILAELGLADRIVLELNSLGDAESRQAYRTELVRYFGGHRDKLSQESRDRLERNPLRILDSKDEGDRRIVAEAPLFGDYLNQASRDFFAAVTGGLDALGIPYRVSPRLVRGLDYYCHTAFEFVTETLGAQGTVMAGGRYDGLIEAMGGPPTPGVGWASGIERLAMMLAEAPPARRPVAVVPVGDEAQGAALRLAHDLRKAGFAVELGYSGNMSKRLKRANRLHASVALLMGEDELKGGVVTLRDLDKGSQETVALDALKDRLAAYR from the coding sequence TTGACGACGCTGCAGCCGGTTCGCGGCACGCACGATCTCTTGCCCGAAGACATGCGCCGCCACCGCCGCGTGACCGAGGCCGCGCGCGAGGTGGCGGAGCGTTTCGGCTATCTCGAGATCGAGACGCCGATCTTCGAGTTCTCGGAGGTCTTCAAGCGCACCCTGGGCGATACCTCCGACATCGTCACCAAGGAGATGTACAGTTTCACCGACCGCGGCGGCGAGGGGCTGACGCTGCGTCCCGAGGGTACCGCCTCGGTCGCGCGCGCGCTGATCTCGGGCGGGCTCGCCCAGAACCTGCCGCTGAAGTTCTTCTATCACGGGCCGATGTTCCGCTATGAGCGCCCGCAGAAGGGCCGCCTCAGGCAGTTCCACCAGATCGGCATCGAGCTCCTGGGCGTGGCGGCGCCGGCGGGCGATGTCGAGGTGATCGCCACCGGCCATTCGATCCTGGCCGAGCTGGGCCTGGCCGACCGGATCGTGCTCGAGCTCAACAGCCTGGGCGACGCGGAAAGCCGCCAAGCCTACCGTACCGAGCTGGTGCGCTATTTCGGCGGGCATCGCGACAAGCTCTCGCAGGAATCGCGCGACCGGCTCGAGCGCAACCCGCTGCGCATCCTCGATTCCAAGGACGAGGGCGACCGGCGCATCGTGGCCGAGGCGCCGCTCTTCGGCGATTATCTCAACCAGGCCAGCCGCGATTTCTTCGCCGCGGTGACGGGCGGCCTGGACGCGCTGGGGATCCCCTACCGCGTCAGCCCGCGGCTGGTGCGCGGGCTCGATTACTATTGCCACACGGCCTTCGAGTTCGTGACCGAGACGCTGGGCGCCCAGGGCACGGTGATGGCCGGCGGGCGCTATGACGGGCTGATCGAGGCCATGGGCGGGCCGCCGACGCCGGGCGTCGGCTGGGCCTCGGGCATCGAACGGCTGGCCATGATGCTGGCGGAGGCGCCGCCGGCGCGCCGCCCGGTGGCGGTGGTGCCGGTCGGCGACGAGGCGCAAGGGGCGGCCCTCAGGCTGGCCCACGATCTGCGCAAGGCGGGCTTTGCCGTCGAGCTGGGTTATAGTGGCAATATGAGCAAGCGTCTCAAGCGGGCCAATCGGCTTCATGCCTCTGTCGCCCTTCTGATGGGCGAGGATGAGCTCAAGGGCGGCGTCGTCACGCTCCGCGACCTGGACAAGGGATCGCAGGAGACGGTGGCGCTCGACGCCCTCAAGGATCGCCTCGCCGCTTACCGTTAG
- the ispG gene encoding flavodoxin-dependent (E)-4-hydroxy-3-methylbut-2-enyl-diphosphate synthase, whose protein sequence is MSVRPYRDIARRKCRQIKVGAVRVGGDAPITVQSMTNTLTADAKATIAQIQALEAAGADIVRVSCPDEESTAAMGEIVRAAKVPIVADIHFHYKRAIEAAKAGAACLRINPGNIGSADRVKEVVKAAKDHGCAMRIGVNAGSLERELLERYGEPCPEAMVESALDHAKILEDNDFFEFKISVKASDVFLAVAAYQGLADACDYPLHLGITEAGGFRSGTVKSSIGMGSLLWAGIGDTIRVSLSADPVEEIKVGFDILKSLNLRHRGVNIISCPSCARQQYEVIKTVERLEQRIAHINTPMTVSVIGCVVNGPGEARETDIGFTGGGNGTHQVYIAGVPHHRLKDADIVDHLVELIEKKAAEIEAAKAAAAAASGAKTAAE, encoded by the coding sequence ATGAGCGTTCGCCCTTATCGCGACATCGCCCGGCGCAAGTGCCGGCAGATCAAAGTGGGCGCCGTCCGGGTGGGCGGCGACGCGCCGATCACGGTGCAGTCGATGACCAACACGCTGACCGCCGACGCCAAGGCGACGATCGCGCAGATCCAGGCGCTCGAGGCGGCGGGGGCGGATATCGTTCGCGTCTCCTGCCCCGACGAGGAATCGACCGCGGCCATGGGCGAGATCGTCCGCGCGGCCAAGGTGCCGATCGTCGCGGACATCCATTTCCACTACAAGCGCGCGATCGAGGCGGCCAAGGCGGGTGCGGCCTGCCTGCGCATCAACCCGGGCAATATCGGCTCGGCCGATCGCGTGAAGGAAGTCGTCAAGGCGGCCAAGGACCATGGCTGCGCCATGCGCATCGGCGTCAATGCCGGCAGCCTCGAGCGCGAGCTCCTGGAACGCTACGGCGAGCCTTGCCCCGAGGCCATGGTCGAGAGCGCGCTCGATCATGCGAAGATCCTCGAGGACAACGACTTCTTCGAGTTCAAGATCAGCGTCAAGGCGTCGGACGTGTTCCTCGCCGTCGCGGCCTATCAGGGCCTGGCCGACGCTTGCGACTATCCGCTCCATCTCGGCATCACCGAGGCGGGCGGCTTCCGTTCCGGCACGGTCAAATCCTCGATCGGCATGGGCTCGCTGCTGTGGGCCGGCATCGGCGACACCATCCGCGTCTCGCTCTCGGCCGATCCGGTCGAGGAGATCAAGGTCGGCTTCGACATCCTGAAGTCGCTCAACCTGCGCCATCGCGGCGTGAACATCATTTCCTGCCCCTCCTGCGCGCGCCAGCAATACGAGGTCATCAAGACCGTCGAGCGGCTGGAGCAGCGCATCGCCCATATCAACACGCCCATGACGGTCTCGGTCATCGGCTGCGTGGTGAACGGGCCGGGCGAGGCGCGCGAGACCGATATCGGCTTCACCGGCGGCGGCAACGGCACGCACCAGGTCTATATCGCCGGTGTGCCGCACCATCGCCTCAAGGACGCCGACATCGTCGATCACCTGGTCGAGCTGATCGAGAAGAAGGCGGCCGAGATCGAGGCGGCCAAGGCCGCCGCCGCGGCGGCTTCCGGCGCGAAAACCGCCGCCGAATAG